The Oryzias latipes chromosome 16, ASM223467v1 genome includes a region encoding these proteins:
- the LOC105358522 gene encoding low affinity immunoglobulin epsilon Fc receptor-like, translated as MNTTKLKNQTEDLRVNMTKLDNQNQDLKVNMTKLENQNQDLRVNMTKLDNQNQDLRMNMTKLKNQTEDLKTNMTKLDNQNQDLRVNMTKLDNQNQDLRVNMTKLENQNQDLRVNMTKLDNQNQDLRVNMTKLDNQNQDLRVNMTKLDNQNQDLRMNMTKLKNQTEDLKTNMTKLENQNQDLRMNMTKLDNQNQDLRVNMTKLDNQNQDLRMNMTKLDNQTQQLTAEKMFFENQTREMTVNMTILQNQNEQLRNNSDKLNKIQAAIISYTNFPADLFCPDGVCQTCPKDWIQFQESCYFFYNLNSPWKTWNESRQFCQSMKSDLVVIRSLEEQKFMKNTIEYYLDIYHGYWIGLRKVNNIWIWVDGSPDTLGYWKNPGSPEDFAIIAKDPALNQSWIPNRNVFLNRFICEIKALIF; from the exons ATGAACACGACTAAACTAAAGAACCAGACTGAAGATCTGAGGGTAAACATGACTAAACTAGACAATCAGAATCAAGATCTGAAGgtgaacatgacaaaactagaGAACCAGAATCAAGATCTGAGGGTGAACATGACTAAACTAGACAATCAGAATCAAGATCTGAGGATGAACATGACTAAACTAAAGAACCAAACTGAAGATCTGAAGACGAATATGACAAAACTAGACAATCAGAATCAAGATCTGAGGgtgaacatgacaaaactagaCAATCAGAATCAAGATCTGAGGGTCAACATGACAAAACTAGAGAACCAGAATCAAGATCTGAGGgtgaacatgacaaaactagaCAATCAGAATCAAGATCTGAGGGTCAACATGACAAAACTAGACAATCAGAATCAAGATCTGAGGgtgaacatgacaaaactagaCAATCAGAATCAAGATCTGAGGATGAACATGACTAAACTAAAGAACCAAACTGAAGATCTGAAGACGAATATGACAAAACTAGAGAACCAGAATCAAGATCTGAGgatgaacatgacaaaactagaCAATCAGAATCAAGATCTGAGGgtgaacatgacaaaactagaCAATCAGAATCAAGATCTGAGgatgaacatgacaaaactagaCAATCAGACACAGCAGCTGACTGCAGAGAAGATGTTCTTTGAGAACCAGACCAGGGAGATGACGGTTAACATGACAATCCTACAAAACCAGAACGAGCAGCTGAGAAACAACAGTGACAAACTCAACAAGATCCAGGCAGCAATCATCAGTTACACCAACTTTCCAGCTGATCTCTTCTGCCCTGATGGAG TTTGTCAGACGTGTCCCAAAGACTGGATTCAGTTTCAGGaaagctgctattttttttataacttaaacTCTCCGTGGAAAACATGGAACGAAAGCCGACAGTTTTGTCAAAGCATGAAGTCAGACCTGGTGGTTATCAGAAGTCTTGAGGAACAG AAAttcatgaaaaacacaatagaATACTACCTTGACATCTATCACGGATACTGGATTGGTTTACGAAAAGTGAACAACATCTGGATCTGGGTGGATGGCAGTCCAGACACACTTGG gtaCTGGAAGAACCCAGGGAGCCCAGAAGATTTTGCTATTATAGCCAAAGATCCAGCTTTGAACCAGAGCTGGATCCCaaacagaaatgtctttttgaACAGATTCATCTGTGAGATTAAAGCTTTAATTTTCTGA